Proteins co-encoded in one Coxiella burnetii genomic window:
- the rsmG gene encoding 16S rRNA (guanine(527)-N(7))-methyltransferase RsmG, giving the protein MTEKLKQGIDQLGLKVAETIQQSMLAFLAFLQKWNQAYNLTAITEIKSMITHHLLDSLSILPYLKGDKILDVGSGAGFPGIPLAFACPEKKFTLIDSKAKKTAFLLQAASRFKITNVTIIQERVGSYQPGFYFDTITCRALGSVREIMEQTNHLLRSGGQWLIMKGAYPEKELRGTDASAIVHVLNVPGLKAERHLVEVKNNKG; this is encoded by the coding sequence ATGACAGAAAAACTAAAACAAGGCATCGACCAATTGGGGCTTAAGGTCGCAGAAACTATCCAACAATCAATGCTCGCCTTTCTCGCTTTTCTCCAAAAATGGAACCAGGCTTATAACCTCACCGCCATTACCGAAATAAAAAGCATGATCACCCACCATCTTTTAGACAGCCTATCTATCCTCCCCTATCTTAAGGGCGATAAAATCCTCGATGTCGGCAGCGGAGCCGGCTTCCCCGGTATACCATTGGCTTTCGCCTGCCCCGAAAAAAAATTCACCTTGATCGATAGCAAAGCTAAAAAAACAGCCTTTTTGCTTCAGGCGGCTTCTCGCTTTAAGATAACCAATGTCACGATCATTCAAGAGCGTGTGGGCTCTTATCAGCCGGGTTTTTATTTTGATACCATCACGTGCCGGGCACTGGGAAGCGTTAGGGAGATCATGGAACAAACCAATCATTTGCTGCGTTCGGGCGGGCAATGGTTGATAATGAAGGGGGCTTATCCTGAAAAAGAATTACGCGGCACAGACGCGTCGGCTATTGTGCACGTTTTAAATGTCCCAGGATTAAAGGCGGAGCGTCATCTTGTTGAAGTTAAAAATAATAAGGGCTAG
- a CDS encoding ParA family protein: protein MTTVIAIANQKGGVGKTTSAVNLAASLGAAKRRSLLIDLDPQGSATVGSGVNKQTITSSVNEVLLGEVTAEKAIVPAGWKYDLLPANGDLTVAEVRLLKTGHRERCLDEALNAVKNNYDFILIDCPPSLNMLTVNALVAADSVLIPIQCEYYALEGLTSLLSSIERIRKTVNPALKIEGLLRTMYDGRNRLTVEVSEQLLTHFGEKVYQTVIPRNVRLAEAPSHGLPVMNYDRNSQGAAAYLALAGEIMRHHEVCQ from the coding sequence ATGACAACCGTTATCGCCATTGCTAATCAAAAAGGAGGTGTAGGGAAGACCACTTCTGCGGTGAATTTGGCGGCTTCCTTGGGCGCGGCTAAACGCCGCTCTTTATTAATTGATTTAGACCCGCAAGGCAGCGCCACGGTAGGATCAGGCGTTAATAAACAAACGATAACGTCTTCTGTCAATGAAGTCCTTTTAGGCGAAGTGACAGCGGAAAAAGCGATCGTCCCTGCCGGTTGGAAATACGATTTATTGCCAGCAAATGGTGACCTGACGGTCGCTGAAGTGCGGCTTTTAAAAACGGGCCATCGTGAGCGCTGTTTAGATGAAGCATTAAACGCGGTTAAAAATAATTACGATTTTATTTTAATTGATTGCCCCCCTTCTCTAAATATGTTGACAGTTAACGCTCTTGTCGCCGCCGACAGCGTTTTAATACCGATCCAATGCGAATACTACGCCTTGGAAGGATTAACAAGTTTATTGTCGAGTATTGAGCGGATTCGTAAAACCGTCAATCCGGCGTTAAAAATAGAAGGATTATTACGAACAATGTATGATGGCCGTAACCGATTAACGGTGGAAGTTTCCGAGCAATTACTCACCCATTTTGGGGAGAAGGTATACCAAACCGTTATCCCCCGAAATGTGCGTTTGGCGGAAGCGCCGAGTCATGGGTTGCCTGTTATGAACTATGATAGAAATTCACAAGGCGCTGCGGCCTATTTAGCGTTAGCAGGAGAAATCATGCGGCATCATGAGGTGTGTCAATGA
- a CDS encoding ParB/RepB/Spo0J family partition protein, producing MSMTQKRGLGRGLSDLGLNELLTEINDASLADSKTELKKLTIDVIQPGRYQPRRQMDKDALEELANSIRAQGIIQPIVVRPVGQRYEIIAGERRWRAAQLAGLKEVPAVIRPITDEAAITMSLIENIQRQNLNAIEEAAALQRLLDEFKMTHEEIAEAVGKSRTSVTNSLRLLKLNPDVKALLEQGHLDMGHARALLALEGFQQSEAANIIIKRALSVRETEKLIQHWQSEGKSSANRPSMDPDVARLQHHLSDKLGAAVTIRHGAKGKGKLIIHYNSADELEGILDRIR from the coding sequence GTGTCAATGACACAAAAACGCGGACTGGGTCGAGGACTGAGTGATTTGGGATTAAACGAATTACTCACCGAAATCAACGACGCCTCGTTAGCGGATTCTAAAACAGAATTAAAAAAATTAACGATCGATGTTATTCAACCCGGTCGTTATCAGCCACGTCGGCAAATGGATAAAGACGCCTTAGAAGAATTAGCAAACTCAATCCGCGCACAAGGCATCATTCAACCGATCGTTGTTCGGCCAGTCGGTCAACGCTATGAAATAATTGCAGGGGAACGACGTTGGCGTGCAGCCCAATTGGCTGGCTTAAAAGAAGTTCCTGCGGTTATCCGCCCCATTACCGATGAGGCGGCCATCACCATGTCGTTGATTGAAAACATACAACGACAAAATTTAAACGCCATCGAAGAAGCCGCCGCTTTGCAGCGATTATTGGACGAATTTAAAATGACCCATGAGGAGATAGCAGAAGCTGTCGGTAAATCCCGCACGAGTGTCACCAATAGCTTGCGCCTTTTAAAATTAAATCCAGATGTAAAAGCGTTGCTGGAACAAGGTCACTTGGATATGGGGCATGCACGGGCTTTATTAGCGTTAGAAGGTTTTCAGCAAAGCGAAGCAGCGAACATTATTATAAAGCGAGCGTTATCGGTTCGTGAAACCGAAAAATTAATTCAACACTGGCAATCGGAAGGTAAATCATCTGCCAATCGCCCATCAATGGACCCGGATGTGGCGCGCTTACAACATCATTTATCCGATAAACTGGGCGCGGCCGTCACCATTCGACACGGAGCGAAAGGAAAAGGAAAACTCATCATTCATTACAACAGCGCCGATGAGTTGGAGGGGATCTTAGATCGAATTCGGTAG
- a CDS encoding AMP-binding protein, whose amino-acid sequence MDKSLTEIESQVISLTHQFLLESGAERAARAVSLDARLEHDLGIGSLEKAELFSRIEKSLGVELPESLLVKAKQLNDVVKAVKMAEPTLLKVKREVIAPLKSTRTDPSKVETLVELLNLYAQNEPDRPHIYFQNEFGEETIIRYGELYTRAKEFAQGLVGKGLKPSETVAIMLPTSADFFYSFLGTLMAGGIPVPIYPPFRADQIEEYAKREAFILHNAGVRFLITFKRAAALSKLLQSFVPSLLEVTTVKALTDISADLPTLDIEATDPVLIQYTSGSTGNPKGVLLNHANLLANISAYGKTLNMQSTDAFVSWLPLYHDMGLIGAWMGSFYHGLPLTLLSPFTFLSRPEKWLWAIHYHRGTISPGPNFAYDLCVKKIEDSDLEGLDLSSWRVALNGSEMIHPDTLRNFEKRFRKYGFKKEAIFPAYGLAECALGLTFPPLNRGPNIDRIERLPYEKNNTAVPLTTRDKKYYEFVSCGSVLEGHEIRIVDDNDNRVAERTIGNIQFKGPSAMQGYYRNSEATMAIYHNGWWATGDLGYLAEGELFITGRKKDLIIKAGRNYHPTEIEAMASLAEGVRKSCVAAFGVADEKRGTEKLIIVAETKEDKKIQPEIKKEIVDKVISQIGIPPDEILLVPPHTLPKTSSGKLRRSSCKQDYLAGKLSRPGRSAFWQTIKLFIKSRAKKIEKWLINLIKVVFSFYVLILLFFTLLPVWLLVIILPRKKAAAAFRFWAGSIFRLIFSPISIKGKENISGQPMIYVANHGSFIDSVILAGVLPADTNFIGKKELLKTPVIKSFVKQLDLVTVDRMDFSKSHSDVKRIEQTLEQGRSVLIFPEGTFSYATDVRPFKLGAFKIAAELGKPICPVAIVGARKILRANQFLVKPAKLEVIIFKPLIPESKEWEEVMRLRKQSRFLIAKYSGEHVLDLVSAGVLSESE is encoded by the coding sequence ATGGACAAATCATTAACGGAAATCGAATCGCAAGTTATTTCCCTCACCCATCAATTTCTGTTGGAGTCTGGCGCTGAACGCGCCGCCCGCGCCGTTTCTCTCGATGCACGGTTAGAGCACGATTTGGGGATAGGCAGTCTAGAAAAAGCAGAATTATTTAGCCGCATTGAAAAATCATTAGGTGTCGAATTACCCGAATCTCTTCTCGTAAAAGCCAAGCAATTAAACGATGTTGTTAAAGCCGTAAAAATGGCTGAACCCACTTTGCTCAAAGTGAAAAGGGAAGTCATCGCACCGCTTAAAAGCACTCGCACCGATCCTTCTAAAGTCGAAACGTTAGTCGAACTCCTCAACCTCTATGCTCAAAATGAGCCTGATCGTCCGCACATTTATTTTCAAAATGAATTTGGCGAAGAAACCATTATTCGTTACGGCGAACTTTATACGAGAGCAAAAGAATTCGCCCAGGGTTTAGTTGGAAAAGGGTTAAAACCCAGTGAAACCGTTGCCATTATGCTTCCCACGTCGGCCGATTTTTTTTATTCATTTTTAGGCACATTGATGGCCGGCGGAATCCCTGTTCCTATTTATCCCCCCTTTCGTGCTGATCAAATTGAAGAATATGCCAAGCGCGAAGCCTTTATATTGCATAACGCCGGCGTTCGATTCTTAATCACGTTCAAACGCGCCGCTGCACTAAGTAAATTACTTCAATCGTTTGTTCCTAGCCTATTAGAAGTGACTACCGTCAAAGCATTAACGGATATATCAGCGGATTTACCCACATTAGATATTGAAGCTACAGATCCTGTGTTAATCCAATATACCTCTGGGAGCACGGGGAATCCAAAAGGGGTATTGCTGAATCATGCTAATTTATTAGCGAATATAAGCGCCTATGGAAAAACGCTCAACATGCAGTCAACGGATGCGTTCGTCAGTTGGCTTCCGCTTTACCATGATATGGGTTTGATCGGCGCTTGGATGGGAAGCTTTTACCATGGGTTACCGTTAACTTTACTTTCTCCTTTCACTTTTTTATCCCGTCCTGAAAAATGGTTATGGGCGATTCATTATCACCGAGGGACTATATCTCCCGGTCCTAATTTCGCTTACGACCTGTGCGTAAAAAAAATTGAAGATAGCGATCTTGAGGGCTTGGATTTAAGTTCTTGGCGAGTAGCTCTAAATGGATCGGAAATGATTCATCCTGACACCTTGCGTAATTTTGAAAAACGATTCAGGAAATATGGATTTAAAAAAGAAGCGATTTTTCCCGCTTACGGCCTTGCAGAATGTGCTTTGGGGCTCACTTTTCCTCCTTTAAATCGGGGGCCGAATATCGATCGAATCGAGCGATTGCCTTATGAAAAAAACAATACCGCCGTACCGTTAACCACGCGCGATAAGAAATATTATGAATTCGTTTCCTGCGGCAGTGTTTTAGAAGGACACGAAATCCGTATTGTGGACGATAACGATAATCGGGTTGCTGAACGTACGATTGGAAATATCCAGTTTAAAGGCCCCTCCGCCATGCAAGGTTATTACCGTAACTCAGAAGCAACGATGGCGATTTATCATAATGGTTGGTGGGCGACGGGAGACCTTGGATATTTAGCCGAAGGAGAGCTTTTTATTACTGGTCGGAAGAAAGATTTAATTATTAAGGCCGGTCGTAATTATCATCCCACAGAAATCGAAGCAATGGCTAGCCTCGCTGAGGGAGTTCGAAAAAGTTGTGTGGCTGCTTTTGGGGTAGCTGATGAAAAAAGAGGGACGGAAAAATTAATAATAGTCGCCGAAACGAAAGAAGATAAAAAAATTCAACCTGAAATAAAAAAAGAAATAGTAGATAAAGTGATTTCACAAATCGGCATCCCGCCTGACGAAATTTTATTAGTGCCTCCGCACACCTTGCCGAAAACATCCAGTGGAAAATTGCGTCGTTCGAGTTGTAAGCAAGATTATTTGGCCGGAAAATTAAGTCGACCAGGCCGGTCTGCTTTTTGGCAAACGATAAAATTATTTATTAAAAGTCGTGCGAAAAAAATAGAAAAATGGTTAATTAATTTGATTAAAGTGGTATTTAGTTTTTATGTTCTCATTTTATTGTTTTTCACCTTATTACCTGTTTGGTTGTTAGTCATTATTCTGCCTCGAAAAAAAGCAGCCGCCGCTTTTCGGTTTTGGGCGGGTTCAATTTTTCGGCTCATATTTTCTCCCATTTCTATTAAAGGAAAAGAAAATATTAGCGGACAACCGATGATTTATGTCGCTAATCATGGCAGTTTTATAGATAGCGTGATACTTGCTGGTGTATTGCCGGCCGACACCAATTTTATCGGTAAAAAAGAATTGTTAAAAACACCCGTCATAAAAAGCTTCGTCAAGCAACTTGACCTCGTCACGGTTGATCGCATGGATTTTTCAAAAAGCCATTCTGATGTGAAACGAATTGAGCAGACATTGGAACAAGGCCGTTCCGTCCTTATTTTTCCTGAAGGGACGTTTAGTTATGCAACTGACGTACGACCCTTTAAGCTCGGTGCTTTTAAAATCGCAGCCGAACTAGGGAAACCCATTTGCCCGGTTGCTATTGTTGGCGCTAGAAAAATTTTGCGCGCGAATCAATTCTTAGTAAAACCAGCGAAATTGGAAGTCATTATTTTTAAACCCTTAATCCCTGAGAGTAAGGAATGGGAGGAGGTTATGCGGTTACGCAAACAATCCCGCTTTTTAATTGCGAAATACAGCGGTGAGCACGTTCTAGATTTGGTTTCAGCGGGAGTGCTAAGTGAATCAGAGTAA
- a CDS encoding MFS transporter, producing the protein MNQSNERKKSRIPLRFIRTTLKKDCYLNFMFFKKLKTKKAGVIAWAFYDWANSSFSSIILTFVFAAYFTEKVAVNRILGTTQWSYAVAIAGFMVALLSPFFGAIADHEGRRKPWVMLFALLSIFSAGLLWFAKPDPAYVAWSLIWLILGEVGLEVSMVFYNAMLGDLAPSHYWGRVSGWAWGLGYFGGLFSLIITLFLFVPGHVAWLNKGEAEQIRIVGPFVASWYFIFSLPFVFLTPDRPTKGITYRKAIRLGVKQLWQTLRRLPKYKEVFKFLIARMIYIDGLNTIFAFGGIYAAGAFNMTFGQVIQFGIALNIAAGLGAIGFAWLDDYVGAKPTVLISLVIMLIGGIGMVLVKSQLAFWVLGMLLSIAVGPVQAASRSLMVRLAPAHVRTEMFGLYAFSGKATAFVGPWLVGAFTFAFDSQRIGMSTVLWFLLIGGVLLFFVKVPKKQRRLKGKEIILTSM; encoded by the coding sequence GTGAATCAGAGTAATGAGAGAAAAAAATCCCGTATTCCGCTTCGCTTCATACGGACTACATTAAAAAAGGATTGTTATCTTAATTTTATGTTTTTTAAAAAGCTAAAAACAAAAAAGGCAGGCGTTATTGCTTGGGCTTTTTATGATTGGGCCAATTCCTCATTTTCGAGCATTATTCTAACGTTCGTTTTCGCTGCTTACTTTACAGAAAAAGTCGCCGTGAATCGCATTTTAGGCACAACGCAATGGAGTTATGCTGTGGCTATTGCGGGATTTATGGTTGCGTTATTGAGTCCTTTTTTTGGCGCTATTGCTGACCATGAAGGCCGACGTAAGCCCTGGGTCATGTTATTTGCATTGCTATCGATATTTTCTGCCGGCCTGTTGTGGTTCGCCAAACCTGATCCCGCTTATGTGGCTTGGTCGTTAATTTGGCTTATTTTAGGCGAGGTGGGGCTGGAAGTGAGTATGGTTTTTTACAATGCCATGCTCGGAGATTTGGCCCCATCCCACTATTGGGGTCGAGTTTCTGGATGGGCGTGGGGATTGGGTTATTTTGGCGGACTTTTCAGTTTGATAATCACGCTATTCCTCTTTGTTCCCGGGCATGTGGCGTGGCTCAATAAAGGAGAAGCCGAACAGATACGAATTGTTGGCCCCTTCGTAGCAAGTTGGTATTTCATTTTCTCATTGCCGTTTGTCTTTTTGACGCCTGATCGCCCAACAAAAGGCATTACTTATCGAAAAGCCATTCGGTTAGGAGTAAAACAACTCTGGCAAACTTTACGTCGATTGCCCAAATATAAAGAAGTCTTTAAGTTTTTGATTGCCCGTATGATTTATATCGATGGCTTAAACACCATTTTTGCTTTCGGTGGAATATACGCCGCTGGGGCTTTCAACATGACTTTTGGCCAAGTCATTCAATTTGGAATCGCTTTAAACATTGCTGCAGGGCTGGGAGCGATTGGGTTCGCGTGGTTGGATGATTACGTTGGAGCAAAACCCACGGTTTTAATCTCCTTAGTCATTATGCTGATTGGCGGAATAGGGATGGTTCTCGTGAAAAGTCAATTGGCTTTTTGGGTATTAGGAATGTTGCTCAGTATCGCGGTGGGACCAGTGCAGGCGGCCAGCCGCTCGTTGATGGTGAGATTAGCACCGGCGCACGTGAGGACGGAAATGTTTGGGCTTTATGCCTTTTCAGGAAAAGCTACGGCGTTTGTCGGACCTTGGCTGGTGGGAGCATTCACTTTTGCCTTCGACAGTCAACGAATCGGAATGAGCACGGTACTGTGGTTTTTGCTTATTGGCGGCGTTCTTTTATTCTTCGTCAAGGTACCGAAAAAGCAGCGCCGCTTAAAAGGAAAAGAAATCATTTTGACTTCAATGTAA
- a CDS encoding DUF1328 domain-containing protein — MLFWVLIFFIIAVIAALFGFTGIAAASAGIAKILFFIFLVLFVISLIAMLVRGRRPKL; from the coding sequence ATGCTTTTTTGGGTTTTGATATTTTTTATTATTGCTGTGATCGCCGCTTTATTTGGATTTACGGGGATAGCAGCAGCTTCCGCTGGAATCGCAAAAATCTTATTTTTTATTTTCCTAGTATTATTTGTAATATCCTTAATCGCTATGCTCGTTCGCGGAAGAAGACCAAAACTTTAA
- a CDS encoding DUF6496 domain-containing protein — protein sequence MSMARKYSKAAQKEVQKEMRRYKKGKAHSGPKKKKVKSRKQAIAIGLSKARKKGAKVPKKAKARSR from the coding sequence ATGAGCATGGCCAGAAAATACAGTAAAGCCGCACAAAAGGAAGTGCAAAAAGAAATGCGGCGCTATAAAAAGGGAAAGGCTCACAGTGGTCCTAAAAAGAAAAAAGTAAAAAGCCGAAAACAAGCGATAGCTATCGGCTTGTCGAAGGCTCGTAAAAAGGGAGCTAAGGTGCCCAAGAAGGCTAAGGCTAGATCTAGATAG
- a CDS encoding non-homologous end joining protein Ku yields MAARPLWKGQITFGLVNVPVSLYPAVGKTEIHFHLLDSRNMARVRYERVNEETGEEVPWNEIVKAYEYNGGDYVIVEEKELKKAAPESTQSIEIESFIPRRELDCVYFDKPYYLVPVKNGEKGYVILREVLKKTKTVGIARIVIRSKQYLAAVFPYQKGIMVNLLRFAQEFRKTDELNLPTQDIKKYKITPKELSIAEQLVNAMLTQWKPEKYHDEFREKIMKWVEAKIKTGKTISIEKEEAAPVSTNVVDFMQLLKKSIQEKEKTKKHASGSR; encoded by the coding sequence ATGGCAGCACGTCCCCTATGGAAAGGACAAATCACCTTCGGATTAGTAAACGTTCCCGTTTCTTTATACCCTGCGGTTGGAAAAACCGAGATCCATTTCCACCTCCTCGATAGCCGCAATATGGCTCGGGTGCGCTACGAACGAGTCAATGAAGAAACTGGCGAAGAGGTGCCCTGGAATGAAATCGTAAAAGCCTATGAGTATAACGGTGGAGATTACGTTATCGTCGAAGAAAAAGAGCTAAAAAAAGCAGCGCCCGAAAGCACTCAAAGCATCGAAATTGAAAGTTTCATTCCACGCCGAGAGCTCGATTGTGTTTATTTCGATAAGCCATATTATTTAGTACCCGTAAAAAATGGTGAAAAAGGATACGTCATCTTACGTGAAGTTTTGAAAAAAACCAAAACCGTGGGGATTGCCAGAATTGTCATCCGCTCCAAACAATATCTCGCCGCGGTATTCCCTTATCAAAAAGGAATAATGGTAAATTTATTGCGCTTTGCCCAAGAATTTCGTAAAACCGACGAATTAAATTTGCCAACTCAAGACATAAAAAAATATAAAATAACACCAAAAGAGTTGTCCATCGCTGAACAGTTAGTTAACGCTATGTTGACCCAGTGGAAACCGGAAAAATACCACGATGAATTCCGGGAAAAAATTATGAAATGGGTTGAAGCTAAAATTAAAACGGGAAAAACAATCAGTATTGAAAAAGAAGAAGCTGCGCCAGTTAGCACCAACGTCGTTGACTTTATGCAGTTGCTTAAAAAGAGCATTCAAGAAAAAGAAAAAACTAAAAAACACGCAAGCGGAAGTAGGTGA
- the ligD gene encoding DNA ligase D — protein sequence MILLSLKHYRQKRDFTKTSEPQGESASSSQQFIYVIQKHDASHLHYDLRLELDGVLKSWAVPKGPSLNSDLKRLAVEVEDHPIDYATFEGNIPKGQYGAGPVIVWDKGTWQPEGNAKENLKKGKLVFIINGEKLKGKWALVRLKTDDYKNNWLLIKKKDHYATERFDIDNYPLSVISGASIEEIKNHKLALSLSDLKNAKKTVVPEFIQPQLAKLKTVVPDSPDWIHEIKFDGYRIICIIKKGIIQLMTRNQKNWTEKLAGLAETMKSIPIDESILDGEIVVFDESGKTDFQLLQNAIKAKKYNEIKYYLFDIPFCQKFDLSQVPLIMRKRLLKKLILQWKEKSGSILYSSHIKGNGKAILERACELGLEGIISKKIDAAYEQRRSSSWIKLKCKRQQEFVIGGYTKPRGEQLYFGALLLGYYQNKKLIYCGRVGTGFSSLSLKDIYEKLINREQKAPAFSELPTFGIKAGNHWVKPELVAEIEFAEWTKDKRLRQPVFKGLREDKEAKGVKLETVKKTTVKNKPNNIKLTNPEKILYPEEKITKRQLADFYSKIADRLLPHIVHRPLMLLRCPNGYNKECFFQKHPDQNGEEFVYSVEIEEKERKRYLTIHDEKGLLALVQMGVLEIHPWGSSDSHPEKPDRLIFDIDPHPAVSWKAVINCATDVFEVLKALGLRSFVKTSGGKGLHVYVPIQPQLGWEKLHEFAQKLAKLIVQVNPRLYTAELSKGKRLNKIFIDYIRNNRGATCVAPYSTRAKKHVPLSTPVSWDELSAVKSPTQFTIKNIFHRLEALNQDPWEEFFDIKQSITASMWKFFS from the coding sequence GTGATTCTGTTGAGCCTGAAACATTATCGCCAAAAACGAGATTTTACCAAAACCTCCGAACCTCAGGGGGAAAGTGCTTCCTCTAGTCAACAGTTCATTTACGTGATTCAAAAACACGATGCTTCACATTTGCATTACGACCTTCGCTTAGAATTAGACGGTGTACTGAAAAGCTGGGCGGTTCCTAAAGGGCCTTCCTTAAATTCTGATCTAAAACGATTAGCTGTCGAAGTGGAGGACCATCCCATCGATTACGCCACTTTTGAAGGTAATATCCCTAAAGGACAATATGGTGCGGGTCCGGTTATTGTTTGGGATAAAGGTACCTGGCAGCCCGAAGGGAATGCAAAAGAGAATTTAAAAAAAGGAAAGCTCGTCTTTATTATTAATGGTGAAAAATTAAAGGGAAAATGGGCGCTAGTAAGGCTTAAAACCGACGATTATAAGAATAATTGGCTATTAATTAAAAAAAAAGATCATTATGCCACCGAACGTTTTGATATCGATAATTATCCATTAAGCGTAATCAGTGGCGCTTCCATAGAAGAAATTAAAAATCACAAACTTGCCCTATCGCTAAGCGACTTAAAAAATGCAAAAAAAACAGTAGTTCCTGAATTTATCCAACCGCAACTCGCTAAATTAAAGACAGTTGTGCCCGATTCACCGGATTGGATTCACGAGATTAAATTTGATGGCTATCGAATCATTTGTATTATTAAAAAAGGAATTATTCAATTAATGACACGAAATCAAAAAAACTGGACTGAAAAATTAGCCGGGCTTGCAGAAACGATGAAATCAATACCTATCGATGAGTCAATACTGGATGGAGAAATAGTTGTTTTCGATGAATCGGGGAAAACAGATTTCCAGCTTCTGCAAAATGCCATCAAAGCCAAGAAATACAATGAAATAAAATATTATCTCTTTGATATTCCTTTTTGCCAGAAATTTGATCTTAGCCAAGTGCCATTGATAATGAGAAAACGATTATTAAAAAAGTTAATTTTACAATGGAAAGAAAAAAGTGGAAGCATACTTTATTCCAGTCATATAAAAGGAAATGGAAAAGCTATTCTAGAACGTGCTTGCGAGTTGGGTTTGGAAGGAATTATTTCCAAAAAAATCGATGCTGCTTATGAGCAACGAAGAAGCTCTAGTTGGATAAAGCTCAAGTGTAAACGACAGCAAGAATTCGTGATTGGTGGCTATACAAAACCGCGGGGAGAACAACTCTATTTTGGCGCTTTATTATTAGGCTATTATCAAAATAAAAAATTAATTTATTGTGGGAGGGTTGGCACTGGGTTTAGCAGTCTATCGTTAAAAGATATTTATGAAAAATTAATAAATCGCGAACAAAAAGCCCCCGCCTTTTCTGAGTTACCTACTTTTGGAATAAAAGCAGGCAATCATTGGGTAAAACCCGAATTAGTGGCTGAGATTGAATTCGCTGAGTGGACGAAAGATAAACGTTTGAGGCAGCCGGTTTTTAAAGGGTTGCGTGAAGACAAGGAAGCTAAAGGAGTTAAATTAGAAACAGTTAAAAAAACGACAGTCAAAAATAAGCCTAATAATATTAAATTAACCAACCCTGAAAAAATTCTATACCCCGAAGAAAAAATCACGAAACGCCAGTTGGCGGATTTTTATAGCAAAATAGCCGATCGCTTACTGCCTCACATCGTTCACCGCCCGTTGATGCTGCTTCGTTGTCCGAATGGCTATAACAAAGAATGTTTTTTTCAAAAACATCCTGATCAAAATGGCGAGGAATTTGTTTATAGCGTTGAAATAGAAGAAAAAGAGAGAAAAAGGTATCTGACGATTCATGATGAAAAAGGCCTTCTTGCATTAGTTCAAATGGGCGTCTTGGAAATTCACCCGTGGGGCAGCAGCGATTCGCATCCGGAAAAACCAGACCGATTAATTTTTGATATTGATCCGCATCCGGCGGTCAGTTGGAAAGCCGTGATTAATTGCGCGACTGATGTTTTTGAAGTATTGAAGGCTTTGGGTTTGCGAAGTTTTGTTAAGACTTCTGGAGGAAAAGGGTTGCACGTGTACGTTCCTATTCAGCCGCAATTGGGTTGGGAGAAACTGCATGAATTCGCGCAGAAGTTGGCTAAATTAATTGTTCAGGTTAATCCACGTCTTTATACAGCTGAATTGAGTAAAGGAAAACGGCTCAATAAAATATTTATCGATTATATTCGAAATAACCGAGGCGCCACTTGTGTGGCGCCTTATAGCACCCGAGCAAAAAAGCATGTCCCTCTTTCCACCCCGGTTTCCTGGGATGAATTGTCAGCGGTAAAATCCCCTACCCAATTTACGATAAAAAATATATTCCATCGCCTGGAGGCATTAAACCAAGACCCTTGGGAGGAGTTTTTCGACATAAAACAATCAATCACTGCCTCGATGTGGAAATTTTTTAGTTAA
- a CDS encoding DUF4143 domain-containing protein, whose protein sequence is MFEETYLIWLVPRFGKTNETLLSPKKVYATDIGMRNIIVGFRDRGAIFENLVFMKIKNKDPQYVSTAGQEIDFFVNGTLIEVKYHKDIEGKQLEAFNSFNAKQKIVIKNYADLQKLNNVL, encoded by the coding sequence ATGTTCGAGGAAACTTATTTAATTTGGTTAGTCCCCCGATTTGGAAAAACGAATGAAACACTGCTCTCTCCTAAGAAGGTTTATGCCACCGATATCGGTATGCGAAATATCATCGTAGGTTTTAGAGATCGCGGGGCAATTTTTGAGAACCTTGTTTTTATGAAAATAAAAAATAAAGATCCTCAGTATGTTTCCACCGCCGGACAAGAAATTGATTTTTTCGTTAATGGGACGCTCATTGAAGTGAAATATCACAAAGACATTGAAGGTAAGCAACTGGAAGCTTTTAATTCATTTAACGCCAAACAAAAAATCGTCATCAAAAACTACGCGGATTTGCAAAAATTAAATAACGTTTTATAA